The Levilactobacillus namurensis genomic interval TACAATTAAATTAGATTAAGGTTAGAAAATTGGACATTGAAATTTTGCAAATCGGGAGGCCAAGTATGAAAGATATCTTTAAAAAGGAGTCAGTTAGCACCTATTTAAAAGCTGATTCACGGTTAACCAAAACCTTACGGGCCCGGGATTTGGTGGCGTTAGGAATCGGTGCGGTCATCGGGACCGGGATTTTCATCCTGCCCGGACATGAAGCTGCGTTGCACGCGGGTCCCGCGGTGGCCATCGCGTTTCTGTTAGCGGCCTTGGTGTCTGGAATCGTGGGTATGGCCTACGCGGAGTTCTCATCAGCGATGCCGGTAGCGGGGTCGGCCTATTCATTTGGGTCGGTCATCTACGGTGAAGTGGTAGGCTGGATTCTGGGCTGGGCCTTGATTCTCGAGTACTTCCTAGCGGTTTCGGCGGAAGCAACCGGATTTGCGGCGTACTTTAATAACAACATCCTGGCAGCCATGGGGATTAACCTCCCCAAGGCCCTGCAAGCGGGGCCCATGGAGGGCGGGGTAATCAACCTGTCCGCTACGTTAATTGTGTTAGTCATTGCGTTGATTATCGCGCAAGGGGCGAATTTGTCGAAGAAGGTCGAGAACTTCGCGGTCGTGGTGAAAGTAGCCATTATTATTTTATTTATTGTGGTTGGGGCGTTTTATATTAAGACCGAAAACTACGTGCCGTTTTACCCTAAGCAGTTCCGGACCACACCGTTTGGTTTAGGGGGCATTTCGACCGCTGCGGCGACCGTATTCTTTGCCTTTATTGGGTTTGATGCCCTCGCAGCCAATTCCGCAGAAACCATCGAGCCCGAAAAAAACGTGGTTCGGGGAATTTTGGGCACGGTCTTGGTTTCGGTGATCCTGTACGTCGCGTTCTCGTTTGTTTTGACCGGAATCGTTAACTATAAGCAATTGAACGTGGACGATCCCGCGGCTTACGCGCTACAGCTGATTCACTTGAACACCTGGAATAAGCTGATCACTATCGGGGCTTTGATTGGGATTTTTACGGCTATGATTACCATGTTCTTCGGGGGATCACGCTTGGTTTACGCTTTAGGGCGAGATGGATTGTTACCCGCTAAGATGGGGAAAATCAATTATAAGCATGTGGTTCCGTTAAACGCCATCATCGTTGCGACCATTGTGCAAGCCTTCTTTGCGGGATTGGTCCCCTTGACCCAGTTGGCTTCCCTGATCAACGCCGGAACTTTACTGGCCTTTGCCTTTATTTCCTTTGGCGTTATTCCGTTACGGCGACGGCATGATTTGCCGAATAAGGGCTTTAAAATGCCGTGGTATCCCTTCTTGCCTATTTTGGCTGGTCTCTCCAGTCTATACTTTATTGTGATGTTGCCGAACATCACGAAGGTCTCAGTGGGGCTGTGGTTGCTGTTAGGTCTCGTGATTTATTTTGTTTATGGCTTGAAACACTCCAAGCTGCAACAGAGTGCTTAATTGTGTTAAGCGTCAGTGTTACCGAAAATTTCGGTGACGCTGACGCTTTTTTAGGAATGTTGGACATCGTAAGCAAGAGATCGAAGGTATTGGCGATTAATGATGTGGTATCCAGGATGCGTTCGAGTCAAGCTGCCGGCCTTAACTAACTGAGAAAAAACATAGAGTAAATGCCGATAAGAAACGCCTAGGTATTCAGCCACCTGGGTGTTTTTTTCGGTATATTGGTCATTATGCGCTGTCAACAAGATAAAAGCCGCTAGTCGTTGAACTAGAGGAAAGCTTTGATTGCGGGTAGCTGTTTGGATATTTCGATAATTTTTATGGACAAAGTATTGGCAAAGTTGTTGGAGAAAGTGCGAGTCTTGAAGGAGTCTTTGGCGATAGGGCACCACAGGTAATCGAAAGCACCAGCAGTCGCTCAGAGCAGTGACTGTAAAGGTGTAGGTAGGTTGATGATCAATAAATTCCATTTCGCCAATGAAGCAAGGTGTTGTAAAGAAATCAATTAGCGCAGTTTTGCCATTGGCTAGGGTGGTTGTTAGTTTAGTACGCCCTTGGGCTAAGTACCATAAAGTATCGGCTGTTTTGCCTTGTGTCACGACTTGGTCCCCTGCAGAAATCAAGACTAGGTCCGCTTTAGGCGTTAGATTCGAGGAGAATTGATGATTGAATTGGCTAGTGGTTGCTAGTTGTTGAATTAATGTGGTGTTTTTTAATTGGCGCATCGTTTTAGCCTCCTAGGTGAGAAATCTCATACTTAGTATAGCAAACGGTTTCATATAATAGGTGTTGTTAAAGTTAGTTATGAATTTTATAGGAGGTTAGGCAGATGACACCACGAAAGATTATTTTAGACTGTGATCCTGGACATGATGATGCGATTGCTTTATTGATGGCGGCGGCTCATCCAGCAATTGAGCTATTAGGTGTGACGATTGTGGCGGGAAATCAGACGTTAGAAAAAACAGTTCGTAATGGGTTGAATGTTGCACAGTTACTGGGGATTTCAACTAAATTTTATGCAGGAATGCCTCAGCCATTGGTTCGACAACAGGTGGTAGCTGGAAACGTTCATGGTGAGACGGGGTTAGACGGTCCAACTTTTGGTCCGTTGCAGCGACAGGTGGAGTCCAAAAATGCAGTTCAGTTTATTATTGAGACTTTAATGGCAAGTGATGGTGACATTACATTAGTGCCTACAGGGCCGTTAACGAATATTGCTGTAGCGATGCGATTAGAACCCCGCATTATTCCTAAAGTTAAAGAAATTGTGTTGATGGGTGGTGCTTATGGTACGGGAAACTTTACCCCGTCTGCAGAATTTAATATCTTTGCTGATCCTGAAGCGGCGTATGATGTTTTTAACTCGGGTGCCCCAATAACCATGATGGGACTCGATTTAACGAATCAAACAATCTGTACAGCAGACATTATTAAACGGATGGCTGCTGTCGGGAACGCTGCAGGAACCCTATTCAGTGATTTGATGAGTTTTACGTTAAAAACTCAGTTTGAGGCCTTTGGCTTAAAGGCTGGTCCGGTGCATGATGCAACTACGATTGGTTACCTTATTAATCCAAAAATGTTTCAAGTTGAGCCCATGTACGTTACAGTTGATATTAATCGAGGGCCATCGTATGGACGAACGGTGTGTGATGAACATCATGTGCTGGAACATCAGCCGAATGCAAATGTTGGTATTTCCATTGATACGAATCGGTTTTGGGATTTAGTTGAATTCTGTCTACGAAAGTATTGAGTAAAATGGTCAGGGAATCTTTTCCCTGACCATTTTTGGCATAGACCAGTTCACCTGAACCAGCGAGCTATGGTATAGTGGAACTATTCAGATGAGAAGGGACGGATGACGGTGTATAAAATCATCACCAGCGACTTAGACGAAACGCTTTTACGACAGGACGGGAGTATTTCACCGGCTAACGTTGAGGCGATTAAGCGGGCAACCCAGCGTGGGGTCAAGTTCGTTCCTAACACGGGGCGGAGCTTTCTCAGTGTGCAGGACCTTTTAAAGCAATTG includes:
- the yeiL gene encoding transcriptional regulator YeiL, with product MRQLKNTTLIQQLATTSQFNHQFSSNLTPKADLVLISAGDQVVTQGKTADTLWYLAQGRTKLTTTLANGKTALIDFFTTPCFIGEMEFIDHQPTYTFTVTALSDCWCFRLPVVPYRQRLLQDSHFLQQLCQYFVHKNYRNIQTATRNQSFPLVQRLAAFILLTAHNDQYTEKNTQVAEYLGVSYRHLLYVFSQLVKAGSLTRTHPGYHIINRQYLRSLAYDVQHS
- the rihB gene encoding ribosylpyrimidine nucleosidase — translated: MTPRKIILDCDPGHDDAIALLMAAAHPAIELLGVTIVAGNQTLEKTVRNGLNVAQLLGISTKFYAGMPQPLVRQQVVAGNVHGETGLDGPTFGPLQRQVESKNAVQFIIETLMASDGDITLVPTGPLTNIAVAMRLEPRIIPKVKEIVLMGGAYGTGNFTPSAEFNIFADPEAAYDVFNSGAPITMMGLDLTNQTICTADIIKRMAAVGNAAGTLFSDLMSFTLKTQFEAFGLKAGPVHDATTIGYLINPKMFQVEPMYVTVDINRGPSYGRTVCDEHHVLEHQPNANVGISIDTNRFWDLVEFCLRKY
- a CDS encoding amino acid permease; translation: MKDIFKKESVSTYLKADSRLTKTLRARDLVALGIGAVIGTGIFILPGHEAALHAGPAVAIAFLLAALVSGIVGMAYAEFSSAMPVAGSAYSFGSVIYGEVVGWILGWALILEYFLAVSAEATGFAAYFNNNILAAMGINLPKALQAGPMEGGVINLSATLIVLVIALIIAQGANLSKKVENFAVVVKVAIIILFIVVGAFYIKTENYVPFYPKQFRTTPFGLGGISTAAATVFFAFIGFDALAANSAETIEPEKNVVRGILGTVLVSVILYVAFSFVLTGIVNYKQLNVDDPAAYALQLIHLNTWNKLITIGALIGIFTAMITMFFGGSRLVYALGRDGLLPAKMGKINYKHVVPLNAIIVATIVQAFFAGLVPLTQLASLINAGTLLAFAFISFGVIPLRRRHDLPNKGFKMPWYPFLPILAGLSSLYFIVMLPNITKVSVGLWLLLGLVIYFVYGLKHSKLQQSA